AGAAGTAGAAAACGACCACCGCCAGCACCGGCCGCAGCGCGCGCCGGCCGAAGGCGCGCGTGGCCCACGCCGTCAGGCGCATCAGGACGGGGGCGCCGCGTTCGCGTTCGGCGGCCCAGTGTCGGGCGGGCGGGGGACTGGTCATGCCTTTTGATTCTTGAACTTGCGGGCCAGCAGGCCCGGCGCACGTGGCAGCATGCCAAAAAAAAGCCGGGCGTGCATGGCGCTGATGCGCACATTGTCGCGCAGTCCCTGGAAGTGAGACACGCCGCCGGCCGGATAGATCACGCGGGTGGGGCGCCAGACCATGGGCACTCCGCGCCAATGCAGCAGCACCAGGACCGCGATGTCGAAATCCATGCGGTGGCCCGGGTCGCGGCGTTCCAGCAAGGCCAGCGTGGGCGCCAGCGGGTAGACGCGAAAGCCGCACATCGCGTCGGGAATGGCGGTCGACAGCGTATTGATCCACACCCACACGCGGGTCAGCCAGCGTCCGTACAGGCGGCTGCGCGGCGCGTCCGCGCCAAAGGCGGGAGCGCCGCCCACGAGGGCCGCGGGATGGGCCCGGGAGGCCCGTACCATCTCCGGAATATCGTCCAGGGCATGCTGGCCGTCGGCGTCTATCTGCAAGGCGTGCGTGTAGCCCTGGCTGCCGGCGTGGCGCAGGCCGTCCTGCACCGCGCGCCCCTTGCCGCCGTTGCTGGCGCGCCGCACCAGCATGGCCTTGCCGGATGCCGCCAGGGCGTCCAGGCGCGCCGCGCAATGGGGGGCCGAGCCATCGTCCACCAGGATGCAGGGGATGCCATGCGCGAGAACGCGATCGACCACCGCGCCGACGGTGTCGCCATGGTTGTAGACCGGGATGACGGCGCACAGGCGGTGCTGGGTCATGACGGCGCTCCCGTTACGCCCGTCGTCACTGATGCGCCCGTCGCAGCGGCCAGGATGCGGCCGGAAGAGCAGGGCTGGCCGGATGACCGGAACTCGAAATACAGCTTGCTGCGCGACGGATGCCAGGCCAGCGTCAATTCCAGCGGATCGCCCGGACGCGCCAGGCGCTGGAACTTCAGCACCTCCATGCCGTGAAAGCCCAGGTCCGGCCGCACATGGCGACGCGCCAGGTCCATTGCCCATTCGATCTGCGCCACCCCGGGCACGACCGGCATATCGGCGAAATGTCCGTTGAAGTGCACCAGGTCCAGGGGCACTTCCATGCTCAGCCGCAGCTCGCGTACGCCGTCGGGATCGTTCGGGTTGTCCGATGTGGACAGCAGGCGGGCGTCGGGCGCGCGCGGGCGGATCGCGGCGGCGGCGAAGACATCCTGCGGCAGCTTGCCCTGGTCGTTCCAGGGCAATTCGCGCATCAGGCGCCAGTGGCGCGGCACGCCCAGCGCCGGGACGGTGGCCGCCATGTGGGCGCGCAATGTCTCGACCAGTGCCTTGCGGCCCTGGTTGCGCAGCATGTGGATGCCGGATGGCGCCAGCGCCACGAGCGCCGTCAGGCGCGGCGCGCCGGCGACGCCCAGGCGCGCCTCGCGCACATGGGGGTGTTCCATCAGGCGCGCTTCCAGCTCGGGCAGTGCAAGGCGTTTTTCCTCGATTTTGACGATGCGATCCAGCCGTCCTTCCAGGACGAAGCCGGCGCCGGCCGGCGTTGCCGCGTCGGCCGTCGTGTAGCGGCCCGCCGTGTCCAGCCAGGGCGATTCGACCCACAGGGCACCGTCGGCCACGCCCGTCGTGACGCCGGGCAGCGCATGCCACGCCTCGCCGCCACGGCGGCAGGCCACCGCGCCGGTTTCGGAGCTGCCATAGATTTCGATGGGACGGCAGCCCAGCCGGGTCGCCAGCAAGTCGGACACGTCTTCGGGCAGCGGGCCGCCCGCCGAGAATATCTGCGTGATGCCGTGCGCCAGCGCCGGCCAGTCCAGTTGCGTGCCCAGGCGCTTGAGCAGCGCGGGGCTGGCGATCCACGCGAAGGACGCGTGCGCCAGGCTGGCCTGCTGCAAGGCCTCGGGATACACCAACTGGGCGCGGCCGATCAGGCGTCCCGCGGCCAGGGGCCACAGCACGCGGAAAGGCAGGCCGTACATATGCTGGGCGCTGACGCTGCCCAGCACGCAGGCGGGTCGCGCCGACCAGTCCCACGATTGTTCGAACGCGGTGATCTCGGCAATCAGCTGGGACCAGCGCTTGTGTATCTGTTTGGGTTGTCCGCTGGAGCCGGACGTGCACAGCACGACGCCCCCGTCCCGCGGATCCAGCATGCAGGGGCTCAAGGGCGCCGCCGTGGCGGCCACGCCGGCCAGCGAGTGGCGCCGGCTTTCCGCCACCGGCAGCGTCGCCAGGTCGGTCAGCCACAGGTCCACGCGCGGGTCGATTGCCTCGCAGGAGGCCGGCCGGGCATCGCCAGCCAGAATGGCGACCGCGCCGACGCGCCAGCAGGCGTACAGGGCGATCGCCAGCGACGCGGCGTCTTCGAACCATAGCCCCGCTTGGCGCACGCCACGGGTACGCAGGCCGGCCGCGGCGGCCAGTACCTGGCGCACGAAGGCATCGTGGTCCAGCGTGGGTTCGCAAGCGTAGTTCACGCCCGGGCGCGTGCCGGTCAACAGCGCGGCAGGATCCATCCAGGACACGGCGCGCCCTTTCAACGGCCGTCGCGCGCGATGGCGCGTGCGTCCAGGGCCTCGACCCGTCCGCGGGCAGTGTCGGTCTTGCCCGGCCTGGGCCGCACCAGCCATTCGCCCGCCATCAGCAGGCCGATCAGGACATAGCTGATGACGCCGTTGTACAAGGTCCACCAATGCCAGGGCGCCCACAGCGATAGCGCCGCCGATGCCAGGCCGTTGAAGGCGAAAAAGCCGGCCCAGACCTGGGTGACGCGACGGGTATAGGCCACCGCCTGGGGCGGCAGGTCGGGATGGCGCAGGCGCGCGAAGCGTTCGACCACGGGCATGCCGCGCCACAGGCTGGAAGCGAATACCGCGAACATCGCGGCGTTGATCAGGACCGGATAGCCGCGCAGCCAGCGCGTGTCGTCCGCCAGCGCGACGATTGCGCAGAACACCGTCACGATCGCTGGTAGCAACCAGCCTCCCGCCACCCGCTTGCGGTCGGCCAGCGCGCGCGCCAGCCACAATCCCGCCATGGGCAGCAACAGCCAGCGCGCCGTGCCGTTCTGCAGGTTCGCATGCACGAAAAACGGATAGGCGACGCCGGCCAGCAGCAAGGCCACCGCCAGGACGGCTCGCATCATGCGGCCGATTCCCGTTGCTGCTGGAGTTGCGTCTGTTGGTCCCACACGGCGTCGACGACGTCCTGCACGGTGCGCACGGTGCGGAAATTTTCCGCGGCCAGCTTGTAGCCGGTTACGCGCTTGATGTGATCGAGCAGGTCGATGGCGTCGATGCTGTCGATTTCCAGATCGGTGTACAGGTGCGCCTGCGGCACGACGCGTTCCGCCGGAATTTCGAATAATTCCACCAGGGCTTCGCGCAGGACGCTGAAGATGTCTTCCCGGGTCTGCATAACACTAGCTCCGTTGCTCAGGCGCCCGCTGGGCGGATACGAATTTGCTCAAATTGGCCACGGTGGCGAAATGGTCGCGCATATTACGCGTTTCGGGATCGATGGCAATCCCGTAGCGCTTTTGCAGCGCCAGCCCCAGTTCAAGGGCATCGACGGAGTCCAGCCCCAGCCCATCCCCGAACAGTTCGGCATCGTTGTCGATATCCTCGGGCGCGATATCTTCCAATCCCAGCGACTCGATGATCAGTCGCTTGATTTCACTTTCCAGCTGTTCCATCCAGGCCTAGCTCCATTTCGAAATATTGATGCAGGTATTCGTTCATGCGTCGTCCGGCGATGGGAGCGGGATGGCGCTCCGTCCACTGCCGGGGATCGATGTCCGCGCCGACCTCCAGGACATAGTGCATGCGACGATGGGGAATGCGGTACCACGGCTCGCCCTTGGTCAGGCTGCGCGTGTTCATGCTGATGACGACCGGCGTGATGACGCCGGCCCCGCGCACGGCGATGGCGCAGGCGCCGCGGTGAAAGCGCGGCGGCGCGTCCACCGGCGTACGCGTGCCTTCGGGAAAGACGATCAGGGTTTCGCCGTCGCGCAGCACCTGGGCCGCGCGATCCAGCATGTCCATGCTTTCATCGTTGGTGATGTAGCCCGCGTTCAGGATGGGCCCCGCGGTGAAGGGGTTCTTCACCAGGCTGTGCTTGACCACGCAGTTCGCGTTGCGCACGTGCGCGATCAGAAACACCACGTCCAGCAGCGACGGGTGATTGGCGACGATCATCTGGTGGGGCCGTCCCAGGCGCTCCACGCCGCGGAATTCGTAGGTCAGCACGCCCATGCGGACCAGCAGCCGCACGAAACGGTGGAAGGTCCAGTTGATGACGGCGCGCGAGCGCCGGTGCCGCCGCGCCGGATTGGGGATCAACAGGCGTTGCGCGGGAAATACCACCAGGCGCAGGAACAGGCCGCCCAGGCCGAACAGGCCGAAAGCCACCGCGGTGGCGATCAGGCGCAGCAGCCAGGCGTCCTGGCGCGTGGCGGTGGCCGGCAGGGTGTTCATGATGCGCGCCGCCATCGCCAATCGGCGGCACGGCCCGGGTGCAGCCATGCGGCCGTCCCCAGCAGCAGGTGCCGCAGCAGGTTCAAGGGATGGGGCCAGTCCGTCGCGGCCGGGGCGGTGGTGGCGTCGGTGGTGGCGTTGCGCGGCGGGGCCAGGTCCAGCTGGAATTCATCGCCCGCGCTGACGCGCAGCGCCAGCGCATAGGAGAACGGCACGTCGTCTATCCATGGGCGGTAGGCGGCGGGCGGGGCTTCTTCCGCCAGGATCACCATGGCGTCTCGGTGGCCGGCGTCCAGCAGCAGGCAGGCTTCCGCGATGGCGCTTTCCAGGCCGTCGCCGCTGGCCGACAGGGCGACCGATTCGACGGTTTCCTTGCGCAGGATGGACCACATCCCGGCCGTGGCGTTGTGCACGGACAGGCTGAAGGAGGTCGGCGACAGCGCCTCATCGCGCGCCAGCGATTGCAGCAGCTCGAAGCTGCGGGTGGTTTCGCCATGGTGCGAGGCATAGACCACGGGCATGGCCGGCCGCCCGTCCGCCAGCGGCCAGGCGCAGGCGACGGCCATCCGCGCCAGCGGACTCAGCCGGCGGCGTTGCAGGGGCGGCAGGAAACCCAGGTTGGGGGGGGCGGCGCTGATGTCGGGGCGATACGGCGTGCGCGCCCATGCTTCCCATGCGGGGAGATCCTCAATGCCCGGCGCCCAGGCTTGCCATGCGGATATTG
This genomic interval from Bordetella genomosp. 8 contains the following:
- a CDS encoding acyl carrier protein, producing MQTREDIFSVLREALVELFEIPAERVVPQAHLYTDLEIDSIDAIDLLDHIKRVTGYKLAAENFRTVRTVQDVVDAVWDQQTQLQQQRESAA
- a CDS encoding lysophospholipid acyltransferase family protein; this translates as MNTLPATATRQDAWLLRLIATAVAFGLFGLGGLFLRLVVFPAQRLLIPNPARRHRRSRAVINWTFHRFVRLLVRMGVLTYEFRGVERLGRPHQMIVANHPSLLDVVFLIAHVRNANCVVKHSLVKNPFTAGPILNAGYITNDESMDMLDRAAQVLRDGETLIVFPEGTRTPVDAPPRFHRGACAIAVRGAGVITPVVISMNTRSLTKGEPWYRIPHRRMHYVLEVGADIDPRQWTERHPAPIAGRRMNEYLHQYFEMELGLDGTAGK
- a CDS encoding glycosyltransferase family 2 protein; the encoded protein is MTQHRLCAVIPVYNHGDTVGAVVDRVLAHGIPCILVDDGSAPHCAARLDALAASGKAMLVRRASNGGKGRAVQDGLRHAGSQGYTHALQIDADGQHALDDIPEMVRASRAHPAALVGGAPAFGADAPRSRLYGRWLTRVWVWINTLSTAIPDAMCGFRVYPLAPTLALLERRDPGHRMDFDIAVLVLLHWRGVPMVWRPTRVIYPAGGVSHFQGLRDNVRISAMHARLFFGMLPRAPGLLARKFKNQKA
- a CDS encoding AMP-binding protein, encoding MDPAALLTGTRPGVNYACEPTLDHDAFVRQVLAAAAGLRTRGVRQAGLWFEDAASLAIALYACWRVGAVAILAGDARPASCEAIDPRVDLWLTDLATLPVAESRRHSLAGVAATAAPLSPCMLDPRDGGVVLCTSGSSGQPKQIHKRWSQLIAEITAFEQSWDWSARPACVLGSVSAQHMYGLPFRVLWPLAAGRLIGRAQLVYPEALQQASLAHASFAWIASPALLKRLGTQLDWPALAHGITQIFSAGGPLPEDVSDLLATRLGCRPIEIYGSSETGAVACRRGGEAWHALPGVTTGVADGALWVESPWLDTAGRYTTADAATPAGAGFVLEGRLDRIVKIEEKRLALPELEARLMEHPHVREARLGVAGAPRLTALVALAPSGIHMLRNQGRKALVETLRAHMAATVPALGVPRHWRLMRELPWNDQGKLPQDVFAAAAIRPRAPDARLLSTSDNPNDPDGVRELRLSMEVPLDLVHFNGHFADMPVVPGVAQIEWAMDLARRHVRPDLGFHGMEVLKFQRLARPGDPLELTLAWHPSRSKLYFEFRSSGQPCSSGRILAAATGASVTTGVTGAPS
- a CDS encoding phosphopantetheine-binding protein, which produces MEQLESEIKRLIIESLGLEDIAPEDIDNDAELFGDGLGLDSVDALELGLALQKRYGIAIDPETRNMRDHFATVANLSKFVSAQRAPEQRS
- a CDS encoding beta-ketoacyl synthase chain length factor, which codes for MFNFAISAWQAWAPGIEDLPAWEAWARTPYRPDISAAPPNLGFLPPLQRRRLSPLARMAVACAWPLADGRPAMPVVYASHHGETTRSFELLQSLARDEALSPTSFSLSVHNATAGMWSILRKETVESVALSASGDGLESAIAEACLLLDAGHRDAMVILAEEAPPAAYRPWIDDVPFSYALALRVSAGDEFQLDLAPPRNATTDATTAPAATDWPHPLNLLRHLLLGTAAWLHPGRAADWRWRRAS